From Desulfatirhabdium butyrativorans DSM 18734, one genomic window encodes:
- a CDS encoding sirohydrochlorin cobaltochelatase yields MTIPIVLAAFGTTSRAKDTYALVEVQVKNRFPLAPLRWAVTSRKVKAAAAAAEAAEGAPRAGGHRLQQSPGEVLEELHAAGHRWAVVQSLHVVGGHEFDRLIAEIRQAPIRTSVGLPLLTSYGDYWKVAQALRPLIGAAPCDEAVVLVGHGTDHPAWAAYLALEAICRQRFGPQVFVGLIEGKPGRTATVHAVRKAGYRQARLVPFTLVAGVHFEEDIMGEGGWASAFADAGIDIRVESSGLGRNGRIIDVFLDHIADAADVIPDDGDRSCKAV; encoded by the coding sequence ATGACGATACCCATCGTTCTGGCGGCATTCGGCACCACCAGCCGGGCGAAAGACACCTATGCCCTGGTGGAGGTCCAGGTCAAAAACCGCTTTCCGCTGGCACCGCTGCGCTGGGCGGTCACCTCCCGAAAGGTGAAGGCTGCTGCAGCTGCAGCCGAGGCGGCTGAAGGGGCCCCCCGGGCCGGCGGCCATCGCCTGCAGCAAAGCCCGGGGGAAGTTCTGGAAGAGCTGCATGCCGCAGGCCATCGCTGGGCGGTGGTCCAGTCGCTGCATGTGGTGGGAGGCCACGAGTTCGACCGGCTGATCGCAGAAATCCGGCAGGCCCCGATCCGCACCAGTGTCGGACTGCCGCTGCTCACTTCCTATGGCGACTACTGGAAAGTGGCCCAGGCGCTGCGGCCTCTCATTGGGGCTGCCCCTTGCGATGAGGCCGTTGTTTTGGTCGGCCACGGAACGGATCATCCGGCCTGGGCGGCCTATCTGGCCCTCGAGGCGATCTGCAGACAGCGCTTCGGGCCGCAGGTGTTCGTCGGACTCATCGAAGGAAAACCCGGCCGGACGGCGACCGTGCACGCCGTTCGAAAGGCCGGATACCGGCAGGCCCGCCTCGTTCCCTTCACCCTCGTGGCCGGTGTTCATTTCGAGGAGGATATCATGGGCGAAGGCGGCTGGGCCTCGGCCTTCGCCGATGCCGGCATCGACATCCGTGTGGAGTCATCCGGCCTTGGCCGCAACGGTCGCATCATCGATGTCTTTCTGGATCACATCGCAGATGCGGCGGATGTCATTCCCGATGATGGGGATCGATCATGTAAGGCTGTTTGA
- a CDS encoding cobaltochelatase subunit CobN, giving the protein MKSRSENGWGWLLIGLGILGVGLTGWGAPGAVAVADGAVSGAVPAATATAAATAPSADEGQAAPAGSASRVPVASSSSAASLAVSTSHASNGAAPNESGSIRHIGFFVSDVDGFIVREALRRVADLRPRVEVSILGASSRDRPETRDLLRRLDVAIVDIMPPQPGQWILENRRAFREDVRFYAVRTSNHNEDYRNAGFLWDETVRAYFGYTTAENLANLIRFVAARDFRLPVEPAASAPVVSPENALYHPDAPQLFTDLDAYVKWYRESNRLHPDGLWNVSVIFPTFAIDGKRGPLDALIRAYETQGINTVCWFREMKDRDRNLEALLSKPPLASRLGSITGFDFRFSSTLTEGAKAILEKADVPIINTQYLFFGTEPEWMASEQGMSAPDIPLQFSTPELSGLIEPAVIGVKRSLPATEGGMADAAEYVAVGQNVERLAARVAKWHALRQKPNAQKKIVLMYYNHGAGKQNIGASYLNVFRSIEAILGRLRKEGYTVSGELREAAVQQMLIQSGRNIGSWAPDELKRLLMQGRVVRISQEQYRTWYEKLPAAFREAVEKDWGSPRDSRIMTHEGDFIIPCIPLGNVVLVPQPVRGWSDDPDKLYHSTLLFPHHQYVAFYLWMQHVFRPDALISLGTHGTHEWLPGKQAGLSWQCSPEVLIDDIPNVYPYIVDDVGEGIQAKRRGRGVVIDHAVPALKPGGLYGEYSELSAWIDEYEAAASDAIRESRLERIRSLASRMGLDRDLGLAEVGAADIETLAHELLRLKTEVVPYGLHTFGVSAQGEALSDTASAIAEKGGRDKGFYEEKLARCGPSEMDSLVRGLGGGYVGAGPGNDPIRNPDSLPTGKNFYAFDPEKIPSKEAWENGRKAANDLIAAWRSSHEGAFPEQIGVILWSVETIRDEGIQVATALALMGMRPVWDRRDKVRDIAPITGAELGRPRIDVLLQMSGLFRDTFPGVALLLDRAVRQAAELGDVENFIAKHTRAIEAELVKEGFSPERARALSRVRLYSAAPGAYGTKVEDLTGASGMWEKDDTVAENGFVRMQSFGYSADTWGEALTPVYRKHLKRVDATVHSLSSNLYGTMDNDDMFQYLGGLSMAVRKASGKAPDVFVSNQRVRGQGRMEPIAETLGREARSRYWNPRWMEGMKREGYAGAREMAHFVEYLWGWQVTTPEAVDGSRWKETFEVYVEDKHHLDVQAFLEKANPWAYQSMTARMLEAVRKGYWEADEAVRQKLAAAYALNVVQAGVACCDHTCNNPLLNQMVVQILSIPGVISPQVAEQFRMAVEKVAGKPLEEQVQERRRMLGRLEAVPAPNDAAASAATEAPQTTSPQEAPKAEATAEGGADAPENVTGYRMETIRNPDPQTRLSTSGIQWMAAVFVLVLIGVFLAGSRLAQQGRRGS; this is encoded by the coding sequence ATGAAATCACGTTCTGAAAATGGATGGGGATGGCTTCTGATCGGACTGGGCATTTTGGGTGTTGGGCTGACGGGATGGGGTGCTCCGGGGGCCGTTGCAGTGGCCGACGGTGCCGTGTCTGGTGCTGTCCCTGCGGCCACTGCCACTGCCGCTGCTACCGCTCCTTCCGCCGATGAGGGACAGGCGGCACCGGCTGGATCGGCTTCCCGTGTGCCCGTGGCTTCTTCGTCGAGTGCCGCCTCCCTGGCGGTATCGACTTCCCATGCTTCCAACGGGGCCGCCCCCAACGAATCGGGATCGATCCGCCATATCGGGTTTTTCGTAAGCGATGTCGATGGCTTCATCGTTCGGGAGGCCCTTCGGCGGGTGGCGGATCTGCGCCCTCGGGTCGAAGTGTCCATTCTGGGGGCATCGAGCCGGGATCGACCGGAAACCCGCGATCTTCTGCGCAGACTCGATGTGGCGATTGTCGATATCATGCCGCCGCAGCCCGGACAGTGGATCCTCGAAAACCGCAGGGCGTTTCGGGAAGATGTCCGCTTCTATGCGGTGCGTACCTCCAACCACAACGAGGACTACCGCAATGCCGGCTTTTTGTGGGATGAGACCGTGCGTGCCTATTTCGGCTACACGACCGCCGAAAACCTCGCAAACCTCATCCGCTTCGTGGCGGCCCGGGATTTTCGGCTTCCGGTCGAACCTGCGGCATCCGCGCCGGTGGTCTCGCCGGAAAACGCCCTCTACCATCCCGATGCCCCGCAACTCTTTACGGACCTGGATGCCTATGTGAAATGGTACCGTGAATCCAATCGCCTTCATCCCGACGGGCTCTGGAACGTATCGGTGATCTTTCCGACCTTTGCCATCGACGGCAAACGCGGCCCGCTGGATGCCCTGATCCGCGCCTACGAAACGCAGGGCATCAACACGGTGTGCTGGTTTCGCGAGATGAAGGATCGGGATCGGAATCTGGAGGCTTTGCTTTCCAAACCACCGCTTGCAAGCCGACTCGGCTCCATCACGGGATTCGATTTCCGGTTTTCCTCCACCCTCACGGAGGGAGCCAAGGCCATTCTGGAAAAGGCCGACGTACCGATCATCAATACCCAGTATCTGTTTTTCGGAACGGAACCGGAATGGATGGCATCCGAACAGGGGATGTCCGCACCCGACATTCCCTTGCAATTTTCCACGCCGGAGCTTTCGGGTCTGATCGAACCCGCAGTGATCGGTGTCAAACGGAGCCTTCCGGCGACCGAAGGCGGTATGGCGGATGCGGCCGAGTATGTGGCTGTGGGGCAGAACGTCGAACGGCTGGCCGCCCGCGTGGCCAAATGGCATGCGCTTCGGCAGAAGCCCAATGCGCAGAAGAAAATCGTTCTGATGTACTACAACCATGGTGCCGGCAAGCAGAACATCGGCGCATCCTATCTCAACGTGTTCCGCAGCATCGAAGCCATTCTCGGACGACTGCGGAAGGAAGGATATACGGTGAGCGGAGAGCTGAGAGAGGCGGCCGTCCAGCAGATGTTGATCCAGTCGGGCCGAAACATCGGCTCCTGGGCGCCGGATGAGCTGAAACGGCTCCTGATGCAGGGCCGTGTGGTGCGGATCTCGCAGGAGCAGTACCGCACCTGGTACGAGAAGCTTCCCGCCGCCTTTCGCGAGGCTGTGGAAAAGGACTGGGGAAGCCCCCGGGACAGCCGCATCATGACCCACGAGGGCGACTTCATCATCCCGTGCATCCCGCTTGGAAACGTCGTTCTGGTGCCGCAGCCGGTACGTGGCTGGAGCGATGACCCCGACAAACTCTATCACAGCACGCTTCTTTTCCCTCATCACCAGTATGTGGCTTTCTATCTGTGGATGCAGCATGTGTTTCGGCCGGATGCGCTCATCAGCCTCGGCACCCACGGCACCCACGAGTGGCTTCCGGGAAAACAGGCGGGCCTGAGCTGGCAGTGCAGCCCCGAGGTGCTTATCGATGACATTCCCAATGTCTATCCGTACATCGTCGACGATGTGGGCGAGGGCATCCAGGCCAAGCGCCGCGGAAGAGGCGTCGTGATCGATCATGCCGTTCCGGCTCTCAAACCCGGCGGGCTCTACGGGGAATACTCGGAGCTCTCCGCGTGGATCGATGAATACGAGGCCGCGGCATCGGATGCGATCCGGGAAAGCAGACTCGAGCGCATCCGAAGTCTCGCTTCCCGAATGGGCCTGGATCGGGATCTGGGCCTTGCAGAAGTCGGCGCCGCAGACATCGAAACCCTGGCGCATGAGCTGTTGCGCCTCAAGACCGAGGTCGTTCCCTACGGGTTGCACACCTTCGGGGTGTCGGCCCAGGGGGAGGCGCTTTCGGATACGGCTTCGGCCATTGCAGAAAAAGGGGGCAGGGACAAGGGCTTCTATGAGGAGAAGCTTGCGCGTTGCGGCCCATCGGAGATGGACAGCCTCGTTCGGGGGCTTGGCGGCGGTTATGTGGGGGCCGGACCCGGAAACGATCCCATCCGCAACCCCGACAGCCTTCCGACCGGCAAGAATTTCTATGCCTTCGATCCGGAGAAAATTCCTTCCAAAGAAGCCTGGGAGAACGGCCGAAAGGCGGCAAACGACCTGATCGCAGCCTGGCGTTCCTCTCACGAAGGGGCTTTTCCGGAGCAGATCGGGGTGATCCTGTGGTCGGTCGAAACGATCCGGGACGAAGGCATCCAGGTGGCCACAGCCCTGGCGCTGATGGGCATGCGGCCGGTGTGGGACCGTCGGGACAAAGTGCGGGACATTGCACCCATCACCGGAGCGGAACTTGGCCGACCCCGGATCGATGTGCTTCTGCAGATGTCGGGGCTGTTTCGGGACACGTTTCCGGGGGTGGCCCTGCTGCTCGATCGAGCGGTGCGGCAGGCTGCCGAACTTGGCGATGTCGAAAACTTCATCGCAAAACACACCCGTGCGATCGAAGCCGAGCTCGTAAAGGAAGGATTCAGCCCCGAGAGGGCGCGGGCGCTTTCCCGGGTGCGGCTCTACAGCGCTGCACCCGGCGCCTACGGCACCAAGGTGGAGGACTTGACCGGGGCCAGCGGCATGTGGGAAAAGGACGATACGGTCGCGGAAAACGGTTTCGTGCGGATGCAATCGTTCGGGTATTCGGCGGACACGTGGGGAGAGGCGCTCACGCCGGTCTATCGCAAACACCTCAAGCGGGTGGATGCCACGGTCCACAGCCTTTCCAGCAATCTGTACGGCACGATGGACAACGACGACATGTTCCAGTATCTGGGCGGGCTTTCGATGGCAGTGAGGAAAGCCTCCGGAAAGGCGCCGGATGTCTTCGTGTCGAACCAGCGCGTGCGTGGGCAGGGTCGGATGGAGCCGATCGCCGAAACCCTCGGCAGGGAAGCCCGAAGCCGCTACTGGAATCCCCGGTGGATGGAGGGCATGAAACGGGAAGGCTATGCCGGAGCCCGGGAAATGGCCCATTTCGTGGAGTATCTGTGGGGCTGGCAGGTGACCACCCCCGAAGCCGTGGACGGGTCCCGCTGGAAAGAGACGTTTGAGGTCTATGTGGAAGACAAGCACCATCTGGATGTGCAGGCGTTTCTGGAGAAGGCCAACCCCTGGGCCTACCAGTCGATGACGGCCCGCATGCTCGAGGCCGTACGCAAGGGGTATTGGGAGGCCGACGAGGCGGTTCGGCAAAAGCTTGCCGCAGCATACGCCCTGAATGTCGTTCAAGCCGGTGTGGCCTGCTGCGATCATACGTGCAACAACCCCCTTCTGAACCAGATGGTGGTGCAGATCCTGTCGATTCCGGGCGTGATCTCGCCGCAGGTCGCCGAACAATTCCGGATGGCCGTCGAGAAAGTCGCCGGAAAACCCCTCGAGGAGCAGGTGCAAGAGCGACGTCGGATGCTCGGGCGCTTGGAGGCCGTGCCTGCGCCAAACGATGCGGCGGCTTCCGCCGCAACGGAAGCACCCCAGACGACATCGCCGCAGGAAGCGCCGAAGGCCGAGGCTACGGCCGAAGGAGGCGCCGATGCCCCCGAGAATGTGACCGGCTACCGCATGGAAACAATCCGGAACCCCGATCCCCAAACCCGGCTTTCGACTTCGGGCATTCAGTGGATGGCGGCCGTATTCGTTCTCGTTCTGATCGGCGTTTTTCTGGCGGGAAGCCGCCTGGCACAGCAAGGGAGGAGAGGTTCATGA
- a CDS encoding TonB-dependent receptor — MKPQWNSRWVHALQTFILWMTWVVLPSGVPSASEMTATLEPITVTAERFPVQESESSRMVTVLEADQLQETGANNLLDALRRSGGFAYKAFGPLGISHGGMNSTLSIRGIKDGELILINGVPIQGAAGHAYDLNTLPIEQIERVEILKGAASTLYGADAMSGVINIITKKPLDTKAFKASVEFGNEGYENHTAGAFLPGINLGVNYQHLGSQTEISRSYTQKYRYDLDPTDRYAVNMNARPFERLYVDYLGSVTETGFKKIYDTGKPYEGTDQAQIKHFADLRYEATDFKSTLFGNYDIMRRTVYTAKSPDDANKNYNTGIEADGRFGVSGWRFTSGASAIYRGADYSNQYGEHHRTDYALFMEAKRTFFERWTLSLGGREQYIDGESGTADNDRFLPAIGLSWLCSPGFHVFANAAKAFRAPTFNQLYYSSSFLVGNPDLKPESGWTYETGAKYDTEWLRIRSALFYMTYTDKIEIDRSKGYPQTYFNAGDYQSKGIEWEIGLSPFLHRKEWIRDIYLYTAGYWADPTAEDTAGVTYQAGPKFQNSVGATYATEPFLLDINCQILSSRERNLDSYGAWNVYGKVQAGKGFVTFGIDNVFDAEVQISGDLSDTASNRYVYWDTGRLFKVGYEITF, encoded by the coding sequence ATGAAACCCCAATGGAATTCTCGATGGGTCCATGCCCTTCAAACCTTCATCCTGTGGATGACATGGGTGGTGCTCCCATCGGGCGTGCCGTCGGCATCGGAGATGACAGCGACACTTGAACCGATCACCGTTACGGCCGAGCGCTTTCCGGTTCAGGAATCCGAAAGCTCCCGGATGGTGACGGTGCTCGAAGCCGATCAGTTGCAGGAGACAGGCGCCAACAATCTGCTGGATGCCCTAAGGCGCTCCGGCGGTTTCGCCTACAAGGCCTTCGGGCCCCTTGGCATCAGCCACGGCGGCATGAACAGCACCTTGTCGATCCGGGGCATCAAGGACGGTGAGCTCATCCTGATCAACGGCGTCCCCATCCAGGGGGCTGCAGGCCATGCCTACGACCTCAACACCCTTCCGATCGAGCAGATCGAGCGTGTGGAAATCCTGAAAGGTGCGGCATCGACCCTCTACGGCGCGGATGCCATGAGCGGTGTCATCAACATCATCACCAAAAAGCCGCTCGACACCAAGGCGTTCAAGGCATCCGTCGAATTCGGCAACGAAGGCTACGAAAACCATACGGCCGGCGCCTTTCTTCCCGGAATCAACCTGGGCGTCAACTACCAGCATCTGGGCAGCCAGACCGAGATCTCCCGAAGTTATACCCAGAAATACCGATACGATCTGGATCCGACCGATCGGTATGCCGTCAACATGAACGCCCGGCCCTTCGAACGGTTGTATGTGGATTATCTGGGATCCGTTACCGAGACAGGCTTCAAGAAAATCTATGACACCGGAAAGCCCTACGAGGGAACCGACCAGGCCCAGATAAAGCATTTCGCCGATCTGCGCTACGAAGCCACCGACTTCAAATCCACCCTGTTCGGCAATTACGATATCATGCGCCGCACCGTCTATACGGCGAAGTCTCCCGACGATGCGAACAAGAACTACAATACCGGAATCGAAGCCGACGGCCGATTCGGGGTTTCCGGCTGGCGCTTTACCTCGGGTGCGAGCGCCATCTACCGCGGGGCGGATTATTCGAACCAGTACGGCGAGCACCACCGGACCGACTATGCCCTCTTCATGGAAGCCAAGCGGACCTTCTTCGAGCGCTGGACGCTCAGCCTCGGCGGCCGGGAGCAGTACATCGACGGTGAATCCGGAACGGCGGACAACGATCGTTTCCTGCCCGCCATCGGCCTGAGCTGGCTCTGTTCCCCGGGGTTCCATGTCTTTGCCAACGCCGCAAAAGCCTTTCGTGCGCCGACCTTCAACCAGTTGTATTACAGCAGCAGTTTTCTGGTGGGAAACCCCGATCTCAAGCCCGAATCCGGATGGACTTACGAAACCGGCGCCAAATACGATACCGAATGGCTGCGGATCCGCTCGGCTCTTTTTTACATGACCTATACGGACAAGATCGAAATCGACCGCTCGAAAGGCTACCCGCAGACCTATTTCAACGCCGGGGATTACCAGTCGAAAGGTATCGAGTGGGAAATCGGCCTGAGTCCCTTCCTGCATCGAAAGGAGTGGATCCGGGACATCTACCTCTATACGGCCGGATACTGGGCCGATCCTACGGCGGAAGACACCGCAGGTGTCACCTATCAGGCCGGACCCAAGTTTCAGAACAGCGTCGGCGCGACCTACGCCACTGAGCCCTTCCTGCTCGATATCAACTGCCAGATTCTGAGCTCCCGAGAACGGAACCTGGACAGCTATGGCGCATGGAATGTCTATGGCAAGGTTCAAGCCGGAAAAGGATTCGTGACCTTCGGGATCGACAATGTCTTCGATGCGGAAGTGCAGATCAGCGGAGACTTAAGCGATACGGCTTCGAATCGATACGTCTATTGGGATACGGGACGGTTGTTCAAGGTGGGGTATGAAATCACGTTCTGA
- a CDS encoding DUF2149 domain-containing protein: protein MQQLDKRRRFRIARRLDEERISDDDPMEGVANLFDIGLVFIVGLVLTLFSAYRLQDLFSETTRFTMLKQNPDGQMELITKDAKEIRAVKITADQAKGMGTRLGTAYRLQDGSMVYVPEKPS from the coding sequence ATGCAGCAGCTGGACAAACGACGTCGTTTCCGGATCGCCAGGCGCCTCGACGAAGAGCGGATCAGCGATGATGATCCGATGGAGGGGGTCGCCAACCTGTTCGACATCGGGCTTGTCTTCATCGTAGGGCTGGTGCTGACCCTGTTCTCGGCCTACCGGCTCCAGGACCTCTTCAGTGAAACCACCCGCTTTACGATGCTCAAACAAAACCCGGACGGTCAGATGGAGCTCATCACCAAAGATGCGAAAGAAATCCGAGCTGTGAAAATCACGGCCGATCAGGCCAAGGGGATGGGCACACGGCTTGGGACGGCCTATCGGCTTCAGGACGGCAGCATGGTGTATGTCCCGGAAAAACCATCATGA
- a CDS encoding MotA/TolQ/ExbB proton channel family protein gives METIGSFLSSIIFIISSALLYPTLFLLVAGFFYAILCLGGFASEWMERKRKSPIRSTEVSALLDRPESLGNAPHRLQEVLGRLVETAAGSPAPGVIEHLVRQTQIQWWKAIDRLRLLVRLGPSLGLMGTLIPMGTGLAALGQGDMGRLSSNLVIAFTTTVVGLAIGMSGYWMVTVRRRWIEEDIENLLIAADILMQRQSREE, from the coding sequence ATGGAAACCATAGGATCTTTTCTGAGCAGCATCATTTTCATCATCTCCTCGGCGCTTCTCTACCCCACATTGTTCCTGCTCGTTGCCGGATTCTTCTATGCCATTCTGTGCCTGGGCGGTTTTGCATCGGAATGGATGGAACGAAAGCGAAAAAGCCCCATCCGAAGCACCGAGGTGAGCGCGCTTCTGGATCGTCCCGAATCGCTTGGAAATGCGCCTCATCGGTTGCAGGAGGTGTTGGGACGACTGGTGGAAACCGCAGCCGGTTCTCCAGCACCCGGCGTCATCGAACATCTCGTTCGCCAGACGCAGATTCAGTGGTGGAAAGCCATCGATCGGCTGCGCCTTCTGGTGAGGCTCGGGCCGTCTCTGGGTCTTATGGGAACCCTGATTCCCATGGGAACCGGCCTTGCCGCGCTGGGTCAGGGGGATATGGGGCGGCTTTCGTCGAATCTGGTCATTGCCTTTACGACAACCGTCGTCGGATTGGCCATCGGGATGAGCGGGTATTGGATGGTTACAGTCCGCAGACGATGGATCGAAGAAGATATCGAAAACCTGCTGATTGCAGCGGATATCCTGATGCAACGGCAATCCAGGGAGGAGTAA
- a CDS encoding DUF2162 family putative transporter: MEWKTLILGIGMSMGVFGIKAGAGLYGGLQGGWANGHGRTIYVFVAAAYALMFGLLAAGLHAVHLMEHIDAWMRWLQAGMFAHVGLAVFLLIWGLMLKRSNPCRSVHRNGWWLLALPCPVCMTVIGISLAFLMALFPGATLKSVGLLYAGFMAVVLTTVCVLSRWAKRFSRRPEEILADAMMVLSVYFLLSVLIMPQFAGVEEVSRMGERSLQTASMGDRLQWLFMGLVVAAVFVAGYTQARRRRLAACWRLTDCLRSRQTGISIETKVMDSQKVATYQFPSNVGLPAGGRVVFCEAAETCLKQPEITPKA, encoded by the coding sequence ATGGAGTGGAAAACGCTGATTCTCGGAATCGGCATGTCGATGGGGGTCTTCGGCATCAAAGCCGGTGCCGGTCTGTACGGCGGCCTGCAGGGCGGATGGGCCAACGGGCATGGTCGAACCATCTATGTCTTCGTTGCCGCAGCTTATGCGCTCATGTTCGGGCTTCTTGCGGCAGGTCTTCATGCCGTGCATCTGATGGAGCATATCGACGCTTGGATGCGGTGGCTTCAGGCCGGGATGTTCGCCCATGTGGGGCTGGCCGTTTTCCTGCTGATCTGGGGGCTCATGCTCAAACGCTCGAATCCATGCAGGAGCGTCCATCGAAACGGATGGTGGCTGCTGGCGCTTCCCTGTCCGGTCTGCATGACGGTGATCGGCATCAGCCTGGCCTTCCTGATGGCCCTGTTTCCCGGTGCAACCCTGAAATCCGTTGGGCTTCTCTATGCCGGATTCATGGCCGTTGTCCTGACAACGGTCTGCGTGCTGTCGCGTTGGGCGAAGCGGTTCAGTCGGCGGCCAGAAGAAATTCTGGCCGATGCCATGATGGTGCTATCGGTCTATTTTCTGCTTTCCGTTCTCATCATGCCCCAGTTTGCCGGAGTCGAAGAGGTATCTCGGATGGGAGAAAGAAGCTTGCAAACGGCGTCGATGGGCGATCGTCTGCAGTGGCTTTTCATGGGGCTTGTCGTGGCAGCCGTTTTCGTTGCCGGGTACACCCAGGCCAGAAGACGAAGGCTTGCGGCTTGCTGGAGGCTGACTGACTGTTTGCGAAGCCGTCAAACCGGAATATCGATCGAAACAAAGGTGATGGACTCGCAAAAAGTCGCCACTTACCAATTTCCTTCCAATGTCGGGCTTCCAGCAGGAGGGCGGGTGGTGTTTTGCGAAGCAGCGGAAACGTGTTTGAAGCAGCCGGAGATCACGCCAAAGGCGTGA